A genomic segment from bacterium encodes:
- a CDS encoding thioredoxin family protein has protein sequence MKLTTRGLVIALVLIGVVVAAIFVLKDGGDPVRPADAAETGLPKIVDYGAKMCIPCKEMAVTLEELKQEYKDRVIVEIVDVYENYDLAEAAGVTMIPTQVFYDAAGKEVYRHV, from the coding sequence ATGAAACTCACCACACGCGGCCTGGTCATCGCCCTGGTTTTAATCGGCGTCGTCGTCGCGGCGATATTCGTCCTCAAGGACGGCGGCGACCCGGTCCGGCCGGCCGACGCCGCCGAGACGGGCCTGCCGAAAATCGTGGATTACGGCGCTAAGATGTGCATCCCCTGCAAGGAGATGGCGGTCACTCTCGAGGAGTTGAAACAGGAGTACAAGGACAGGGTCATCGTGGAAATCGTGGATGTCTACGAGAATTACGACCTGGCTGAAGCCGCCGGCGTCACCATGATCCCGACCCAGGTCTTCTACGACGCCGCCGGGAAAGAGGTCTACCGCCACGT
- a CDS encoding gamma-glutamyl-gamma-aminobutyrate hydrolase family protein (Members of this family of hydrolases with an active site Cys residue belong to MEROPS family C26.) codes for MPDEKPSLLLINACLDADDPCVPVYLAMLEPFFRVATVHVDALASPRFAEDAAVVTGSTKLITRDPAPEILYALYRETEKPLLGICYGHQTLAHAWGARVVKKEFFEADAEIRVSRPDALLDGLGKAFPAFKSHFEHVVADEGLTRHFDVSATSDWCAVEVIRHRARPLWGTQFHPERSGGTGELIAANFCRIVASAGSRSSA; via the coding sequence ATGCCCGACGAAAAACCCTCGCTCCTTTTGATAAACGCCTGCCTCGACGCCGACGACCCCTGCGTCCCGGTTTACCTGGCGATGCTGGAGCCCTTCTTCCGCGTCGCGACGGTCCACGTGGACGCGCTGGCCTCGCCCCGGTTCGCCGAGGACGCGGCGGTGGTGACCGGCTCGACGAAGCTCATCACCCGCGACCCGGCCCCCGAGATACTCTACGCGCTCTACCGGGAGACGGAAAAGCCGCTCCTGGGCATTTGCTACGGGCACCAGACCCTGGCCCACGCCTGGGGCGCCCGGGTGGTGAAGAAGGAGTTCTTCGAGGCCGACGCCGAAATCCGCGTCTCCCGGCCGGACGCGCTCCTGGACGGGCTGGGAAAGGCCTTCCCCGCCTTCAAGTCGCACTTCGAGCACGTGGTGGCGGACGAGGGGCTGACGCGGCACTTCGACGTTTCGGCCACCTCGGACTGGTGCGCGGTAGAGGTCATCCGTCACCGGGCGCGGCCGCTGTGGGGAACGCAGTTCCACCCCGAGCGGTCGGGGGGGACGGGGGAGCTCATCGCCGCCAATTTTTGCCGGATTGTGGCGTCGGCCGGGTCGCGGAGTTCCGCCTGA
- a CDS encoding metalloregulator ArsR/SmtB family transcription factor, producing the protein MVEKTMDSVGLDRALELLGALAVETRLKLLVRLAQGERCVCELWTGVGEQSNVSRHLARLKELGVVACRVDGPRRMYHITDPRVLRVLEALDLAPEGPDADAPPARRGCDG; encoded by the coding sequence ATGGTAGAAAAAACGATGGATAGCGTGGGCCTGGACCGCGCGCTGGAGCTCCTCGGCGCCCTGGCCGTCGAGACGCGCCTGAAACTCCTCGTGCGCCTGGCCCAGGGCGAGCGCTGCGTCTGCGAGCTGTGGACCGGCGTAGGCGAACAGTCCAACGTCAGCCGCCACCTGGCCCGGCTGAAGGAGCTGGGCGTCGTCGCCTGCCGCGTTGACGGCCCCCGGCGGATGTACCACATCACGGACCCCCGGGTACTGCGAGTTCTCGAAGCCCTGGACCTCGCCCCGGAGGGGCCCGATGCGGATGCCCCCCCGGCGAGGCGCGGGTGCGATGGATAG